GCGCGAGGTTCAGGCTCAGCTCGTTAAACCAGTGGAATCTGGACACAAAATATCATCGCAACTAACGAAGTGACATCAAACAACTTCTGCGCAACTCGTGACATCAAAGAATCTTTAAGAGACAATGTAGCAACTTGAAAATAacgtaaataaataaacatctaaTAAACAAAGAGCTGCAGTTCAACGTGAAGCGCGTGATGCTTTCAGGGTCGTTTCATAAAACAGGGTCAATAAAAagtgtgaataaaataaaacgtgGACTCGCCTGCGACTGCTGcggctgagctgctgctggtgcgtTCACTGTCAAAACCTCAGCTCGGACAAGTGGGGACTGCAGCTCTGTAGGTGTCTCTCACTTCATCCACAGGAAGCACTCGAGTTAAGGGTTTTGGAAGCTCTTGGTTTGCACGTGGTGATAAAACAACctcaataattataataattatcatcGCAATATAACTATCAGCGATacagtcaaaataaaagtcgACTAACAATTGTTCTACAGCAATAATCTGAAATACGTTTAAggcaaatgtattttatatattcaataGTTTCTCATGTCGCTGTAACACAGGAATTTCCCAGTTTGAGATCATTAAAATACATCTTTCAATCAATCTATGTATAGTCACAAGAGCAGATTATATATTGTGTAGATGTGTCAGTGCGTGGTCAGGTAATTTTAATAGTTATAATTCTATTCTATTGTTATATGTTCATTAAATTGTAAATAGTCAGAACTTCTTATAAAGTCGTTATTTCCGACAGAATGTGAAGGCAGCATGAGATCCTGCAGCGTACGTCACTTCCGCTGCAAACAGGAAAATGTGACCTTTACTGCCCTCTAGAATAAAACCACAGAATTACATTTACTTCCACTCACAACAGTTGTGTTGATGTAATGTTGTTTAATTCTGTACAAGTGAGAAGACAtttacaaaaactaaatcaaacaaAGTGACAGACGGTTTTCACAGAGAAGAGACGACTTATCAAACAACTGTTAGTTTCATTATTAAATAATCTTCATATAATGTCCTTCAATTAGTCTatcaattaataataaattctaaaaatgtcttgttttgtccgaCCAACACttcaaaactcaaaatattCAATAGAAAAGCAGGAAATCTGAACATTTGAGGCTAAAACAGCGACTTCTCTTTCCCGTCATTTGACTTTAACGATTGATTATAAGAACAATTTGTATGAAAACGTATTTGTCTCTCGATGTTCCGCTGTGAAAAAGGTTCATCAGTCCTCACGCTGCCGTTTGCTTCtcaataatgaataaattaaaaacatgtttgagtAAAAACCTCGAGTTGTTGCGAGATAATCAGCTTCCACAGATTAAAAAAGTTCAACGTTGTGACACAGTACAAACAAAAGTGACAGCAGCTGACTCTGCTTTCAAGTTATGGAGTTCCTTGCTCCCTCAGCTCAGAGGGAGAAGTTGGACGACTGTCGACAGTTGACTTAGAGAACAGGTTCAACTGGGACCTTGTATAAATAGATCTGCTCCATTCTGTGAATCAGAATAGACACGAGCAAAGCTTTGGAAGAATAAACATCAGGAACCTCTGTGCAGGAAGTTGTGTGTTGAGACGTAAtcgcacaagatggcagcgctcgGGTTCAGTTTATATTTTGCCTTCATGTCTGGAGAGTTGGAGGAAGTTCTTTACATTCTATGAGCTGGACAGTGAATGTATCAGCACAACAGTCGgtgtctttaaaaacacatcaacactcaAAACCTGTCAAATCTTGGCTCTGCAATTTGGAAAACATGGCAgtgatttcatttaaaacaaatgtcgAGATgtacaacacaataaataattcaaaaacaataaaataaaaattggcCACAAGCAGCAAGCGTATGAATCAGTCTGATTTACATCTCCTCCTTAAAAAGAcgagaaatataaatataataaaagtattaTTCCAACGTCTAATTCATTTGCTCTCACGTCAGTGATACTTTAAACAACAACACCTGTGTTTTACTAGTGTTACTGCACCTGGAGGAGTTAACAACACACCTACATCTGCTCTTAGCTGCATTAAAACGTGTTataaaccattttttaaaatcgGTGCTTCTAAAAGCTAAATGGGTAACTTAGTATTACGCTAACGGAAATCGGACTGTTTCCCTCTCGACATTGTTCTTATTCAAGTTCACGGATCTTTGTCGTCCCTTTCAGTAAAAGTTGcctgagaaaacacaatttttacAGAACAGTAAAGCAACAGCAGCTCAAAAAAACGCTAAGAATATTATAATAACTAATATTTCTATGTTTATGCTAAAGACTAGTCTTAGAAGATAAGGACGGTGTCGTGTCTTTGTGcaaaattgtattattactgAATTAACGTGGCGCAGATTGATCGATGTTGAAACCGAGCATCGCTCTAGTTTTAACTTTCTCCAGCTGAATCTCCTCAAACGCTGATTTACTGCCGACGTCTGGCTGAGGAAGGCAAAGAGACGAGTGAAATCCTGAGAGGAACCCAAACACTCACGTTCATTCTAAAGGTGTCAACATCGACTCTGAAGCTTCACAGTCGGCAGCTTCTCAAGTTTCAACATTATAATCAAGCTGTTTCTTCTCAGTAGGTTGTGCAGCACAGACCGTCgtgatgtcagtgtgtgaaaagaCGTCAAAGccagaaaatgtccacatgAGAGGCAACGCTGTGAACTCTGACGTCTCTACACGTTGCTGTAAACAGGAATGGGGAATGGACTGAGACCTGATGGCGTGAAGGGACCGAGCTCCTCGCCGACCGAACACTGAACTCTGCTCAGTTGGTGCGGCGTCACCTCGCGGgtcaggaggacgaggacgagcaGATCGGAGCAGCGAGGGGATGAGGAAGGGTGCTTTTGTAACAACGCTCCACGTCTCTGATTGGTCCTCTGCTCAGATGTCCATCCCCTCGTCACTTTCACACCAGTCGGAGGGAGCGTCCGTGCCGAAGTAACGATCTCCAAAGTtacctgaggaggagaaagtggagatgatactgcagcaggtgaaacgacagaagacacagacctGCAGAAATACGTTTAGTCATTATAGATATGTGTGAATCTGATTAGTTCTCATCTGATCAGATTGAGCCTCTCAAATACTCGCTGTTTGAGCTCCATTGGACAGTTTCAcccacagagagcagcagctttcTTTCCTCTGGGACGCGGCTGAAAACCTCCACTGATGGACCCATGCATCACCTTTAGACACAGTCCTCTGCCAGCTGCCATTACAGGTTAAAGATtaactctgcagcagctcactcTGACGTACGAGACTGAGCCGAGCAGCTCCTACAGCTCTGTGAGGACAATCAGGTCCTATTACAGGACACTGAGACATTAACCTCATCTTAAGACTACAGATGAAAATAAGAGATGCCGGAAACACCCccactgacagactgacagctgagtgTGTTCAATGTGTCGTAGACTAGTTTCAGCCCTAAACTATTTTAATATAagttacaaacaaatcaacagacGACAGCCTGAGGTGAGAGAAGCAGAAAACGACCTCACCGATGCCGGGTATGATGTGGAACTGGTCGTTGACCTCTTTGTCCACAGCCGTCGTGATGATGCGGACTTTAGGAAACGCGTAGGCCACCGAGTGCACGCCCATCTCCGCCATTAGCAGCGACAACAGGAAGATCTTATCCTCCGCTACATCATGGTcctgatgagagagagagaggagagggagagagaggagagaggagagaggagagaggagagaggggggggggggagggaggaggagagagggaggagagagggagagaggagagaggagagaggagagaggagagggagagaggagataTTCATTTAAGGTGGAGAAAAAGATTTTACCTTTCAAACTCAAACTTTCAAACCAGAAACTATGCTCAAAATTGAAATACACATAATTTCAGCTCCATTAATAGCGTTAAGGGAAACAGTAACATGGTCTGAGATCAACCTGCACAATAttgtataaaacataaaactacTCACCTGCAGTAAGTGCAGCTTTTAATGAGATATCATCCATTTACACACTCGGTGGACATGACACATCCTGAATCTACTGCTGAAGAGCCCCATTGTCTATTCTACATTTCCTACATGAATGACTAAAGTATATACAGTGACTGGAAGAGGACTGGAAAGAGCCAGCACGACAGTTCTCCACCCACTGAAAGATGGAAATGATTTTAAGGACAGTAAGTGTTCACCCACCAGCAGAACTCTGACCGCCATGAGAGCAGCAGCTCCGGTGGACACGGTGCTGTCCATCAGGATGACGTAGTCCTCACTGATGTCTTTGGGCAGACGGAGGTAGTGAAGCTGGAGGAAGGAGACAGGACAGTTCATAGATTTTCACTTCAATGAATCAGTCTGTTCTGTAAAGTTAAAATCACTGAAAAAAGCAAAGTTAAGGTGAATTCTCCGGAGAATCTCCTTTTACTTTGTGAGGCGCTGCTTCTTTAGAGCACACGAGGCAGATTTGCTGTAATGTATAAAAGTTCCACACCTCTGGTTCTCCAGTGTCATGGTTGGTCTGGATGAGGATCTTTCCCAGTCGGATGTCTTTGCACACGGCCATCAGAGCCTGCTCCATGGTCTCTCCTGCTCGAAGGATCGATACACCGGTGATCTGCAccaacacagaggagaggaatcCCACATGTTCAGAGGATTAAATGATGCAGCAGCTCATCTGGATCCAAGAGCAGTAAAAAGACAATGGGCCACTTGTATCGTTATCCTAACTTTTCTATCACGGCCTGACGCAAACTGGGGTTTGAGGTTTAACTGTGTCGAGCAGCAGAAAAGAATCAGACTCACTCGTTGGCCGCTCAGCCTCTTGCCTTCATAGACGCCGCCCTGAGGCGTCTCCACAGAAActggctgcagagacaaaagGGAAAGAATCAGTGAAAACAGCAAGTGAAACATCTCGTCACTTCATCCTGGACTCCACCTCCGACTCTACCAGTTAGAGACCAGAACACTGGAAGGCTCACACAGTTTTCTACTGGTTAAACCAATGTACAATCAAAGCCACTGCTGTTATTACCAacaccgaggaggttatgttttcaccccggtctgttggaaggacgggacatggctcaagaaatacatttttgaaatggTTGCAAAGGGCAAGAAACTTTTTAtgattactttctttaacatttggaGATTTCTTTGACATtctcacagatttcccagggaataatttatggatatTGACGCACTCTGGTGCATCTGGAGTGGGTTTAAGGTTTAAGGGTCTGAAGGACTTGGCAGAGATGAGGTctattcttccagttttgagTAGTGGACAGATATTTCTTTACTTTCAACAGTATTCAACCTTGAAATGGACTGGAAGCACGAGGTCAGGTaattgtaaaacaaacacaaggaccAACCTTGAGAGGTAGGAAGGAGAGGGCGTGTTCGATCAGAAGCCTCATTAATCTCTTGGAGTAGAAGATAAACTCGTCTCGGTTTGTTTCCTTGttcctacacaaacacacaaacacacaaacacgcagaggGGACGACAACGATTTGTAAAAGCTTGACGCACACAAGTGAGTAAAAGTCAGGACGTCTCGGCCTCTTGCTTTGTCCATTTTTACTTTCCTGTTCATTTCCTCCAGTTTTACGGGATTTTAAATATCTTCTGACATATCTCATTTTCAATAACTGTCAGAAAACGCTGCTCGTGAAATGTGCGAGCGTGAAAGTGTGTTCTGACCTGATGATGGTGTGCATGCCGCGGACCTGCGGCGTGCTCTCCATGACACTGAGGGTTTTGGGTAACGGCTGACCCTGATGAGCCGAGGCCAGAGCCGATctgtggcaaacacacacactgtaaacatcaCGTTGACACAGATAACTCGAGTGGTCAAATCTTAAacattaagaaaacatttagtCTCTTTTAAACACCAGAGAAGCTTTAGACAGTGAAAGTTAGCGTTGCCTGTTTGTACAGACGAGTCGAACACAAGAGAAACTGATGTTGTGTCAGACAAGCAGCTGCGATAGGAAAGAAAATTAACATGCGTCTGTTTTAGGTTtcaaagaaaagtcaaaaaaatCAATGTTGTTTCTTGACAAGCAGCCAAAGGTGTTGGTACTTCACTTCTAAGTTAATGATACCGACTCATTTCCTTCTGCTAATGTTTCTCTACTAATGTCAAGTATAGAAATATGTTTACATCATAATCTTTTATACGAAATGAGGGCTAAGGGACGTCCCGTATTGATACAACCAGGAAGGATTGAGTCATGTCTCAGTGTGAGCACCATCACCTTGAGCCAAATATCAAAAACAAGAATTAGTAAAAGTGGCACAAACGTGTTCACACACATGCTTTCAATGTGAACGAGCCGTGAAACAAGATGAAAGTTAGATTTCTGTCGCCAAGTAACAGCTGATGTTTTGTTTGCCTGCATTCTTTGTcttaactttaaaaacaaaacaagaataaatCATGCTTTTGCTCTAACATCCAAAATTGTGAGTTACGTCATCAAATTTTGGTCCTAAAATGGTAGAGCCCGACTGATACCGATATATTGGgagatagatatatatttaaaaacaaggtaTTACTATCAAAACCTCACgacacagaaatgtaattgaagcttttacagttttattcagATTCCCTAAAATCCTGACAGGTGATGTTTGTTTATCTTGTGCCCACAAGTTGTCGATGTTCTTTTATGAAATTCTCTTCTCATTAACTTGTCCCCATAAGGTTAGAATCTTCCATCTTTcttttgcattgtttattctgtaaaacatgttttcatatcGGCAAACATAGACGTCGATACCGATTTGTCTCGTGATTGGTTTATAGAACTTCTCAGCTGATAAATCGGTCGGGCTCTAATAAAAGGCGTCAGAAATATGGAAGTAGCATGTCGGCTGCGTGAAGGTTTTGGTTTAAGTCAGAGATGCACAGCAAAAGGCCGGAGTGCATTAAAACTATGAGGATGCACAAAGGGAGCCTCACATATCCCAGCGGAGCTTCCTCTGAAGAAGGggacagattttcatttggtggAATAAAGTGATTAAAAGTGGGGGGGGAGATAAAGAAATACAGGACAGGGAGATAATACAcacaggacaggaagtgaaattaaaaaagagaaaggaagaagaagaacagtaTTAGAGCAGAGAAGCAGCTCCACTACATCACCGCTGTCGTGCAACACTCAACAAATAGCTCAGTTAGGTGGAGAATATAGAtcattgattattatttatggTTAATTGCTGCTCAGGCAGTGGAGCTTTTGAGAGGAGCCTCTGTTCCTGCTCATTTATTCACTGAGCGGAGAATTGATCTCAGCTTCAGAGGACGacgacaaaaaaacattaaaccaaCTTTCACCCAAAGACTAAAgtagattttaaaatgtggctTCATCTGTGAAATATAGCCGAGACATTTCTGTACCAggcctctttttgttttacttaaatGTCGACGTTTTAACCCAAAGCCTGAGGATTATACTTGGTTGTTTGTTCTATTaaactttctctgtctgttacagaaacacaaaccctcaacatttcacttttgaccacagactgtgtaaagatggacgacagatccccaaagtgaagccaaccAAAaccgtctcctccatgtttgcagatggAACAAAGTGCTCAAGTTTCTAATTAGTTTACTTTTAATAAGATATTTGAGGATACATCGCCTCGtctaactttatttacagtctatgtttatGTTTCTTTGGGCGAGACGGTTCATATTTAAGGAATCAATCACCTCCCGCTGGCTTAAGTTGAAGATCGCGAGTTTATCTTCGCGCAGAGATGCGTTTTAGTGCGTCTGTGTGAAAGTGGCCTGTGGAACCTGGTGCGATGCCGATTCGGCCAATGTTTAAAACagtaaagatttttaatgaGGTTCATAACTTTAAGCGAAGACTGGTCCACGCTTGCTGAGAATAGAAATgagcggaggagcaggagagtggaggaagacctgcttcatttgttttcattgtgtctgCCAGTCATTTATTCCTGTTCCCCAGTTTTACTGTCCAATTTCTGACTTTTATATCTATTGGCTCCATTCAAGTGGACACCACTGATCACATTCATTTTAACAGCAGGGGATGCAGCTCTGTGCAAAGATATAATCACATATTTTCACTGACGtagtagggggggggggggcttaacCTGCTGTTTGAGAATTACACTTTATTTTCTATTACGGTCGTGAAATAAAAAGGTGCAGCACATTAACAAGGTTCATTTCTCATGTCTGTTTGCTGCAGGGGTTTATCAGATgaccgatatggatttttggggtcTGATCCCGATATTAAGGATTCAGacatttctgattctgatgtgTTTCAAACCCCTTTTATCTGCCTGTCGTCTTTTGTTTCTAAAGGATGTGGggatgaagacagagaaaaataacagcagaaaatggaggtgagagggagaagctgcagaagttATCACAAAATATAAAGCTCTGGCAGTCGTACCTCACAGTGATCTCACGCTGGAATGGTTACACAGCATTCAGCCAGTCAGGGGgggggtcacacacacacacaggacacatacacacaggtgagaaacataagaaaacatgagaacaacaacaagacaTTGTTCAGAAAATATCATCTGTAATGTCAAATCCCCCAAAAAGCCATTTTTCAAACACTTAAagcaaagtaaatgtttgtctgtttaaactTCACGTGGGAAAGACATTAACTGAACTGATGatacatttagatttgtatattttactttGTGGTACAAGTTATTAAACCATCAAAAACATTAAGAGTAATGCAGATGTAGTTTAATCTCATTTTGTttagaaacaacaacaatctttAGAATCCAAGAAACTCAGATGAATATTCAATAaataacgtgtgtgtgcactcgTCCACGTTACATAATGTAGGTTACTTGCGTTCTGCTTGTGGACGTGCATGAATATGTTAAAGGTGGAACAAATCATAGTTtggtacaggtcataaaccgACTGGATGAGAGTACGGTGCGTGTGTGAGTAAAGATAAACCTCCGCTCTCTCACAGGATCGTTAATCTCCGGACTCACCGcgttcagagaggagaggatctCACAAAGTAAATATTGTCCTCCTGAAACTTGGAAACCCTGACCATCGTTTACCTCTttcaaccagcagagggaggaagtggtAAAACAAACACCTTCACTTCCAACACGCTGTCATccagaaagaaaatgtcctaACCAGCCTTCAGATTGGTTTCAGACCCGgctgatgaaatgttttaacGTTACTTAGCATCTTCACGTGTTTTTAATGATCTTTGACTGAACCTGTTCCCTCCACCGACCCGACAGGGAGCATCTTAAACaggatttaaatgttaaatggcAGAAAATAAGTCTGTTTGAAGACGTGCAGATATCGAATCGTGAGCTGGAAGTTTCCACATGTTCAATTATAAAACGCATCCTTTCCAATTGAAGAAAGGCTCATATTAGGTTTCCCTTGGCTTCCTGTGCACTACATGTAAGCATCACGTTTTACACCCGggtcaacaaaaacatttaatttgcaCGTCTAATGAATTTAGTGGATTTCCTGTGATGGTTTAGAGATTTGTCTACTAATGCCCCACAGGAGTTCTGCGATTAAAGAACCATCGGCCACGTTCACACAGCCAACGGAGGATCAGAGTGACCGTTCTGAGGCTTAATAAACTTCAGGAAGTTTCTTATTTGAGCAGATATTACTGCGCATGGACAGAAGTGTTTATGAGATGCATGATTAAAACTAGGAGCCTCCAAGTTCAGAGAACTTAGCAGCTAAAGAAGTagaaattgttattattttcatcgTTATAAAGCCAAGTCACGTTGAACTATTCTTTACGGAGAATCAACTGCAGATGCTATGAAATAAACTGGAACATTTTTATCAGCACATTATGGAGCTGaggcagcactttctctacaAAATGTCACAGCCTGAACGAAGAGTAACCGTCTGTAAGAGTGAAAATAACCCAGATtcaaagaaaacagtaaaatcaCGACAATAAAACCGAGAGGAATCTTTTACCTTCTCCAGTTGACTGTGAACATGTTGGACAATTAAATCCAACGCTACGAAATTCTCTCCTCCTGCAAATAACCCACACAGAACAAGGAGTTAGAGATGATTGTAACTGAAACGCTGATGAGACGTTATCCAGTGTTTACATAGAgatatcatttatattttataataacagagcacataaaataacaaactaaaCCTTATTAAGTATAAACATACGAGTGgacaaaattaaaaaggaaaactatgatattttaaacaacacatcagatttcctctgacctctgggCACCACGATGTCGGCGACCTGCACCGTGGGTTCGATGTACTGCTCGAACGCCGGCTTCACGAACTTGTTGTACTGCTTGATGATGCCGCTGATGTTCCGTCCACGCTGTGAAACGTCCCTCTTCAGCCGCCGTATCAGACGGATGTCGGAGTCCGTGTCAACAAACACCTTCATGTCCAGAAGCTgggggacagagggacagagggagataTTATAAAActcactttgatttgttttctacatttcttcACGTCTTGTGCAGCTTTAGAGGAATTTCTGTGACCCTAAATATTGAGTGAAACCCTCGTACATTAAGTAAAGTACAAGTGTGTGGAAAGCGACTGTGTAAGCTTCATATTTAAGCTCCGTCAGAGAAGCAGACCGTCCTGAAAGAGACGGTGAAAAAGCTCCTTGAGCTGCTTCagtgatttgacatttttacagcgGAGACATGACGCCAGGGTCGGCCCACGTCGAGGGATCAGAAGTGCAAAACCGAGGAGACATCAGTTATCGTTGTCACCGTTAAAAGAGAAAGTCGGCCGCTGATCCGTCTACCGAGCTCAATTAAACTGAACCTTaactcagcaaaaaccaggAAAAATCAATGGGGCAGTACCACAACGGAGGAGGAACAACAAAGAGGCGTCGGCTCCGCTCAGAAAAAGAACTATTGATGAGcagggaaagaaaagggagtgtgtgagtgatgtagACGGGCCGGACAGTGCGGATACAGGTATAACTCAGTGCACAACAAGCCGCTGGATCCCTTCTGCTGTAAATCTGACAAAGGGACTGAACAAAAGATGGCATGTTGCTGGATCAGCACGGCCGTCGGCCCGGAGACGGAGGTAAATGAGGAGAGGATTGTTTCTAAAGGTTAGAGAGCACGGCTGAAGCTGCACATCGTTTTCTAACCTGCTCCAACAGGAACGCTCACagtcacctccgccaaggagcttatcacacaaaaaccactggaTGGAAGAgcaacctggtggaaggatgtggtgcaggtgaggggAGGGCTCATTAAATATTGATCCAGATCAGGGACTGAATATTAAAAGGGAGGATTTACTGTTCAGCTCTTTCATTAGGCTGCGTTAGCTTTAGcttggtgtacctaataaactgctaCCTGAGCGTGTGCGTCCGCAGCCTCTCGCTCTCTAACAATCACACCTCTTCATTAGCGTATCAGATCCGCGGCTGTAATTGACTTCAATTCCGAGAATGGACACAGAAAACAATTAATCACTGCGGACAATGGCTCTTATGAGGATAATGAACTACACAGCTGGGTCTCGGGGGGGGCGGGGGCTGTCAGCCTTATCACCACGGTCCagatcacacactcacagactcacacacagacacacacacacacaaccccccctCTTTACAAAAGGATGCAGCAGGACCGCTCCCCCATAAAGACGACTCGCGCTCAGAGCTCATGGATTTCCTCTGAGCGTCGGCAGCGTCATTGTAAAGACTGCAGGATTCGTTCCTCCTCATAAACCTGGTCTGCTCGTCCCTTACAGATTTTAGCTGCactgaaatgactgaaaactAATTTCCCTCaggggacaataaagtttaaagtctagtggatttaaatgggaaaaaaactgaattgcTTTATATCCTTGAGAATTTTTAGGTTtccaaaacagattttttcccccagattATCATTAGTCATAGAACAACTACTAGAATTAAATACTGAATGTGTTGATGTGGGTTAACATTTCAGGtgtatgatttaaaaacattggCAGAAGCAAAGAGTGGGAGTATTAGTTGCAGATTAATGTAACACtgtgatggagaggaagaggattattattattatattaaactCTTCTTACCTTCAGAAGCTCCTTGTTGGCGAAGGCCAGGATTCCCTCAAAGATCACGACATTGGCCCCGTACACTGTTTTCTGAAGAATAAATAGATACGGATTAATGAGACCTTTCATGAGATTCAATATCAGCATCAACTCATTGAACGGCGGCGTCCTCCAGCAAGAGGCCGCATAGTCTGTGCAGTAGAAGGAGCATCTTTCTACTTTCAGCTTCCACCGAATCAAACTGCGTGAACACTTGAGATCTGAAACTGTGCTGAAGGAGTCTTCTTCTCCAAAGCcgatgttttaaatatttttcaaatagaCTCAATAGATATCACGCCAAGAAACACAGGAAAACCTCAACCGGCTCTTTTCAGGTTCATTATCTGATAAACCTCATCCTGAACCTGAGCTGTTTGTGaacgtgtttgtgtgggagcGAGAGAAATTAATCACTCCCTCAATCAAAGACAAAATGGTGCTGAGCTTGTCACAATCCTATTAACTTCCTCTTACCGGCGTCGTGCTCGGGTCAATGGACTGGACACTTCGGTATTGATTttgaggaagagagaaagagagcaagagaatGAGCaaagaatgagagagggagagagagggagagagagaacagaggttGTGTGTAAAGAGGTAAAGTGGAATCTGAAGAAAGAGTTGAGTGTTTATCGATTAGttcatttccctttttcttttctaagaGATGATTTAGTGAGTCTTTAAGTATCTGTGCcggtgagagaaggagagaacgAGAGAAGGTGACCTCCGGCTTTATGAGAGAATAAGAAACTTGACTGTGGCCTCTCGTTGGTCcacataacaaacacacacatataaacacaggGAGTGTACACAGCCTGCAGCTGGT
This window of the Hippoglossus stenolepis isolate QCI-W04-F060 chromosome 20, HSTE1.2, whole genome shotgun sequence genome carries:
- the si:ch211-243j20.2 gene encoding uridine-cytidine kinase-like 1 isoform X1, with amino-acid sequence METPSSDGKADALPADEAPEADRSMSRSDSGSGDDSLDGLSARVPRCPLTPSLSPRKRTTSLSKTEPPLLRTDKRTIYTAGRPPWYNVTGTTFKEAFVIGLCGGSASGKTTVANKIIEALDVPWVVLLSMDSFYKVLNKEDQELAAKSEYNFDHPDAFDFELLVTVLRKLKKGKSIKVPVYDFNSHCRRKQWKTVYGANVVIFEGILAFANKELLKLLDMKVFVDTDSDIRLIRRLKRDVSQRGRNISGIIKQYNKFVKPAFEQYIEPTVQVADIVVPRGGENFVALDLIVQHVHSQLEKRKLRWDISALASAHQGQPLPKTLSVMESTPQVRGMHTIIRNKETNRDEFIFYSKRLMRLLIEHALSFLPLKPVSVETPQGGVYEGKRLSGQRITGVSILRAGETMEQALMAVCKDIRLGKILIQTNHDTGEPELHYLRLPKDISEDYVILMDSTVSTGAAALMAVRVLLDHDVAEDKIFLLSLLMAEMGVHSVAYAFPKVRIITTAVDKEVNDQFHIIPGIGNFGDRYFGTDAPSDWCESDEGMDI
- the si:ch211-243j20.2 gene encoding uridine-cytidine kinase-like 1 isoform X2, with protein sequence METPSSDGKADALPADEAPEADRSMSRSDSGSGDDSLDGLSARVPRCPLTPSLSPRKRTTSLSKTEPPLLRTDKRTIYTAGRPPWYNVTGTTFKEAFVIGLCGGSASGKTTVANKIIEALDVPWVVLLSMDSFYKVLNKEDQELAAKSEYNFDHPDAFDFELLVTVLRKLKKGKSIKVPVYDFNSHCRRKQWKTVYGANVVIFEGILAFANKELLKLLDMKVFVDTDSDIRLIRRLKRDVSQRGRNISGIIKQYNKFVKPAFEQYIEPTVQVADIVVPRGGENFVALDLIVQHVHSQLEKREITVRSALASAHQGQPLPKTLSVMESTPQVRGMHTIIRNKETNRDEFIFYSKRLMRLLIEHALSFLPLKPVSVETPQGGVYEGKRLSGQRITGVSILRAGETMEQALMAVCKDIRLGKILIQTNHDTGEPELHYLRLPKDISEDYVILMDSTVSTGAAALMAVRVLLDHDVAEDKIFLLSLLMAEMGVHSVAYAFPKVRIITTAVDKEVNDQFHIIPGIGNFGDRYFGTDAPSDWCESDEGMDI